Proteins co-encoded in one Acanthopagrus latus isolate v.2019 chromosome 10, fAcaLat1.1, whole genome shotgun sequence genomic window:
- the mogat3a gene encoding 2-acylglycerol O-acyltransferase 2-A isoform X1, whose translation MKVEFAPLNIPLRRRLQTAAVLQWVFSFLGLAQCCLAAFVLLALSDWWMLALLYAGWLWLDWDTPTSGGRRSQCLRTWRVWDYFRDYFPLTLVKTVDLDPKKNYIFGFHPHGVLVAGGFGNFCTEATGFSRLFPGLTSHLLMLPFWFRVPLFRDYIMCGGLVSSSKSSLSYLVSRPEGGNVAVIAVGGAPEALDARPGALTLQVRNRKGFIKLALKHGAQLVPVFSFGENELFDQMENPSGSPLRRLQNRLQSIMGVAMPLFHARGVFQYSFGLMPYRKPINTVVGKPISVVQTPSPSSEDIHSLHQIYLQSLTELFEQHKHKYGLEEHQHLTFI comes from the exons ATGAAGGTCGAGTTCGCCCCGCTGAACATCCCGCTGCGGAGGAGGCTGCAGACCGCCGCCGTACTGCAGTGGGTCTTCTCCTTCCTGGGGCTAG ctcagTGCTGTCTTGCTGCCTTCGTCCTCCTGGCTCTCTCTGATTGGTGGATGCTGGCCCTGCTCTATGCTGGTTGGCTGTGGTTGGACTGGGACACGCCCACCAGCGGGGGTCGGAGGTCACAGTGTCTGCGGACCTGGAGGGTCTGGGACTACTTCAGGGACTACTTCCCCCTGACG CTGGTTAAAACTGTTGATCTGGATCCAAAGAAAAACTACATCTTCGGATTTCATCCGCACG gtgtgCTGGTAGCGGGGGGGTTTGGGAACTTCTGTACGGAGGCGACAGGTTTCTCTCGTCTGTTTCCTGGACTGACGTCTCACCTGCTGATGCTGCCATTCTGGTTCAGAGTGCCGCTCTTCAGAGACTACATCATGTGTGGAg gcCTGGTGTCCAGCTCTAAGTCCAGCCTGTCGTACCTGGTCAGTCGTCCTGAAGGAGGTAACGTGGCTGTGATTGCGGTGGGCGGAGCTCCAGAGGCTCTGGACGCCCGTCCAGGAGCTCTGACTCtccag GTCCGAAACAGGAAGGGCTTCATCAAACTGGCCCTCAAACATGG agctcagctggttcctgtcttctcttttgGAGAAAACGAGCTGTTTGATCAGATGGAGAACCCGAGTGGATCTCCtctgaggaggctgcag AATCGGCTGCAGAGCATCATGGGAGTAGCAATGCCTCTGTTTCATGCCAGAGGAGTTTTCCAGTACAGCTTTGGACTGATGCCCTACAGGAAGCCCATCAACACCGTCG TGGGGAAGCCGATCTCGGTGGTCCAGACTCCCAGTCCGAGCAGCGAGGACATCCACAGTCTTCATCAGATTTACCTGCAGAGTCTGACTGAACTGTTcgagcagcacaaacacaaatacgGCCTGGAGGAGCACCAACACCTCACCTTCATCTGA
- the mogat3a gene encoding 2-acylglycerol O-acyltransferase 2-A isoform X2 gives MKVEFAPLNIPLRRRLQTAAVLQWVFSFLGLAQCCLAAFVLLALSDWWMLALLYAGWLWLDWDTPTSGGRRSQCLRTWRVWDYFRDYFPLTLVKTVDLDPKKNYIFGFHPHGVLVAGGFGNFCTEATGFSRLFPGLTSHLLMLPFWFRVPLFRDYIMCGGLVSSSKSSLSYLVSRPEGGNVAVIAVGGAPEALDARPGALTLQVRNRKGFIKLALKHGAQLVPVFSFGENELFDQMENPSGSPLRRLQQLQRWITANLSSWVKVSYRAHSVVSV, from the exons ATGAAGGTCGAGTTCGCCCCGCTGAACATCCCGCTGCGGAGGAGGCTGCAGACCGCCGCCGTACTGCAGTGGGTCTTCTCCTTCCTGGGGCTAG ctcagTGCTGTCTTGCTGCCTTCGTCCTCCTGGCTCTCTCTGATTGGTGGATGCTGGCCCTGCTCTATGCTGGTTGGCTGTGGTTGGACTGGGACACGCCCACCAGCGGGGGTCGGAGGTCACAGTGTCTGCGGACCTGGAGGGTCTGGGACTACTTCAGGGACTACTTCCCCCTGACG CTGGTTAAAACTGTTGATCTGGATCCAAAGAAAAACTACATCTTCGGATTTCATCCGCACG gtgtgCTGGTAGCGGGGGGGTTTGGGAACTTCTGTACGGAGGCGACAGGTTTCTCTCGTCTGTTTCCTGGACTGACGTCTCACCTGCTGATGCTGCCATTCTGGTTCAGAGTGCCGCTCTTCAGAGACTACATCATGTGTGGAg gcCTGGTGTCCAGCTCTAAGTCCAGCCTGTCGTACCTGGTCAGTCGTCCTGAAGGAGGTAACGTGGCTGTGATTGCGGTGGGCGGAGCTCCAGAGGCTCTGGACGCCCGTCCAGGAGCTCTGACTCtccag GTCCGAAACAGGAAGGGCTTCATCAAACTGGCCCTCAAACATGG agctcagctggttcctgtcttctcttttgGAGAAAACGAGCTGTTTGATCAGATGGAGAACCCGAGTGGATCTCCtctgaggaggctgcag CAGCTACAGAGGTGGATAACGGCTAACTTAAGCTCGTGGGTTAAGGTTAGCTACAGAGCTCATTCAGTTGTTTCAGTTTAG